The sequence below is a genomic window from Shinella zoogloeoides.
TTCGACATTGTAGAATGTCTTGGTGCGCGGCCCGGCGAGGATCGGGTCGATCCGGCGCACGCATTCCTGATAGTGCGCGGTCTTGCGGTGCTCTTCCAGCGCCTCGGGCGATTTGAAGACCTCGTAGATCACGAACTTGTGCGCGTCTTCCGGATCGCGCAGCACGTCGAAGCGCAGGTTGCCCGGCTCGTGGCGCGTGC
It includes:
- a CDS encoding antibiotic biosynthesis monooxygenase — its product is MLIQMVSINVKQGHAAEFLEAFRINYEGTRHEPGNLRFDVLRDPEDAHKFVIYEVFKSPEALEEHRKTAHYQECVRRIDPILAGPRTKTFYNVEMADFLGA